The nucleotide sequence TATAAGGAAGAGTAAGGCCTACACTACTTCACTATCTGGTATGTAATATTTTGCTTATTGCCTTGAAGTTTCATTTCCTCGGTGGCTCGGTCCGTGAGGTGTCAGCTCAGGGCTAAGAATCTGACCTCATAACCTCAATGGACAAAGTTGATACCCCCCTCGGAGACGATTGTAGAATGGCCGTTAGTGTcgctttaattaataataaatctCCTCTtcctcaattattttttaaaaaagtttgatTTCTTCAGAAGCTGCAAAACTGCCATCTCTGCCTTATCTTTACTCCCTCCACTTCCAACAACATTAGATCAATGACATACTTGatgattttttccaaaaaaaatagaaagagcCATCATTGCATGTTATTCCTCTGCCTATGAGCCATCATCAAATAGATCCAACCCTTCATATCATATATCAGttagaaaactaaaacaaatagactcaaaatattttgattgtttaaGTATTCTgatttattgtttctttattgTCTGTtcaacaaaaatgatttttttatttgaaaaactaCAACAAACAGAATCTAGATCAGAGATTGGTTTCAAGggagtttttaaaaaataaaaattattgaaggaattgtttaaattaatttttgtctaGCTAATGCTGGTTTATTGGTTTATGTTAGAGAagatcttttttttaaggatgttaAAGAAGATCTTATCAATATATGTGTGTGAACATCATATTTATAAGTTCATAAAATATGTTCTCTCTAAAAAAGAACTACGCTAAATTTATGACAatttctattcacaccctaaaaaaatagGTCACACtccgaaattaacaaaataccctaaaaatgacaaattttcaATTGTATCCAAACTCAGGTAAGAGTTTACATATTCTTTCTACGTAAACTGAATTTATATCGCATGcaaaaactgaatttaagtAGACTGTGGTttacataaattgaatttttgtaGTCTTCGTGGACTCAAGTTATCTtcttaaaatctgaattttgaGAATTAAAATTGGATGTAATGTTTCTACTTTCTATTAAACTCATAATCAAATTTGTAAAATTGAGAATCCAATCAAATTGCTTCATTCAGATGAATCAGAGGTTGATTCGATCGTGCCAACCACCTTGATTTAAAGacaatgagaaagaaaaaaggaattTGGCATCTAACATATCTTTTATCAAATTCTAGGCGGCTAAGTATAAGAGGTCAAAAACAAAAGTTCCaagacttttaaaaataaaagaaaacaaggtagtacaattttaatacattgaattgaaatttggATAGCTTAGGAATCACCGTTGGACATTATAAATAAAGTTCAATTTTGCACTTCTTCTCATTACAAATATAGCAAGCTATGGCAGATGTGAAACTACTTGGATTTTGGTCTAGTCCTTTTGTTCATAGAGTTATATGGGCTCTAAAATTCAAAGGCATAACCTATGATTATATTGAACAAGATAGGCATACTAAAAGTCAACTACTCCTTCAATCCAATCCTGTTTACAAGAAAGTTCCTGTTCTCATTCACCATGACAAAGCCATAGCTGAGTCTCTTGTTATTCTTGAGTACATTGAAGAAACTTGGCCAGACAATCCATTGCTCCCAAAAGATAACTATGAGAGAGCTTTAGCTCGATTTTGGATTAAATTTGGAGAAGATTCGGTAATTTCATCTACCCTTTTATTATGCCTTTTTAGGTTTATTTCATAGATTATAGTTGTTTTGACgatacaaattattttaatgatttgaCGATTATAGTTGATTGataatgtttgatttattttgtagATTGCTTCTATAACTGATTTGTTTCTCCGACCTTCAAAAGACGAAAAAGAAAGAGCTAGTGCAATAGAAAAGGCACAAGAAACACTCGAAATAATGGACAAGCAAGGGCTAGGAGAGAAGAAGTTTTTTGGAGGCAATAATATTGGAATGGTGGACATTACATATGGATGCCTTAGTCATTGGTTAGAAGGGTTGGAGGAAATTGTTGGGATGAAATTGATCGAGGCAGACAAATTTCCTAGGTTGCATGCATGGATTCTAAATTTTAAACAAGTTCCTTTGATTAAACAAAATCTTCCTGATTATGGGAAACTGTTGCTCCATCTTCAATGGCGCAAGcaagaatatattatataatttcatcAATGTGAGAAAAGTTGTGTGGGAGATTAAGAAAAAAACGTtcctctcaaaataaaaataattaaaagtctTGTTTCTACATAAACATAGATTAATTTGGGAAGATGTGTGCTACAAAGTTGCTTTTAATATGTCATCGTGTTGAGTATGAGATTTGATTCCTACAATGTTTTGATTGGGATCTCAAATTGAGagaatctataaaaaaaaaaaaaaaaaagtttatgtttATATTGTTAATACCGTGTTTTGAAATATGTATTCCTacgttccttaaaaaaaaatgtattctgTTAGGAGTCCCACATAGAGTAGAACATAGTGTTTGATGTGGTACTTAAGTCATGAAGTTCTCCCACCTATTAGACTAGTCTTTCAGGTTGGGTCTCCTCATGGGCTTAAGTTCGAACATATTCCTACATAAATTAGATTCCGCTCAAATTAGCTTTACTTAGTAATAACTTaacatgaatttattttaataccATGTTTTTTCTAGtgatttttttgtataaagGGGAGATTTCGGTTAACAAAATCAGTATTGTTAGTTGAGCTAGGATCTTAAGTCTCTTATTGACAAAAGCGTGACTTTTTATTATTgaacaaaaaatgtatttagTATCATATCGACAAAAAAATCACCttttatatattgatttcactatttttttggtagtgatatttgaacaaccattttttacaactATCATGACAACTTctattgatcaaaaacaatggagagagaaaaaggaagagagagaacaaaaacataatgtgagtatgaaagagagtTATGGAAGAGTTGTCACacaatggttgtacaaatatcatttctcctattttttttatagcacATCCCAGATTGCTTGCAATGCAAGCTATGAGTTTCTTATGaaattttgagagaattgagAGAAGAATGAAGAGAATAATTGTTGTAAACTATGTCTTTTTCATTAGATTGTGAAAATAGTTACAACATGCCTTATATAGGACTTATTCACTTTGCTTGTTTAGTAAGTAATCTAAACAAACTTAGCTAGATCATCTAACTAACTTGTAACAAACTACTAAACATGTTTTGATCCAaacaaacttgaattaaaacttatcaaacttgaattaaaagttaaaactaacATCTCCTTATCTCTTTTGATTATTCACTcaatcttttattaatttcaaactttttctctctatttttttgtttcagattccagtttttttttttttttttttttcagtcctCTAATCTGTGAAAGATTATTCCTATCTATGTATAGGGTAAATATGACCAAAAGACATTGAAATGAATGTCCACTCTTTCATACCAAAGATTGGATAACTGTAGTGTGAACCTCCATATTCAAACTACGCCTCAAACTAGCCTTATCTCATAactatttctttattttctctatGCAGTGTAGGGCTAAGATTTTAACGCTTTGAAGATAAAAGCAAAACATGCAGGAAATTTGTGAGAATGGGTATGAATTGATCGAGGatcatttgatttattttgggcTTCGTACTTACCCTTTTCAACCTTCTTTGGTTCTTTCCCCATGATACATACAAATTAGCAAGTTGTTTGTACTAAACGTAACACAAGAAGAAAGTCATATCCACTGTCTACTGGTTGGGTAGTGACATCAAAGTCAAGCAAAATAGGAGTTTATATCTTCTTGAATTGGGGGTTACATTgtgttgtattgtattgtggtcctctttttcatgtttttaattattttttattttttttatgtaacaaaTATGTAATTGGATTGAACACGTTTACAATGGTTGAGAGTAAATTTAAGGTGAAGCAGCCTAGCGTAACTAAAATTTGTGTCATAAGTTTGTTTACACCACAAATTTATTTGCtgccaattttttatttgtgtcataagttttttttataacaacaaaattgtcaaaaaaattattaaaaatgatttttttttttttgatggtCGGTTCGTCAACCTACCACTGGTGTAGGGTTGGATTTTGAACTCGGCTATCTAAATTGATTCGGCCCATCTTATCCATTTTTTTGACGGGCTTAAGCGGGGCGGGTCTAAACGGGCGGGCTACTTGCTTTACCATCCCTACACAAATGCATCGatgaacttttttaaaaatttaattattagatACTTCTCTGATATGTACCCGAGACTTATTGGTGTCGGATACGTATCGAACATATATACTTTCGTATTTATTGGGTATCGGggcttaaaataaataagggtttgcaaacaattttttatcacaTTGTCTTAACTTACGTAGATTTTTTACTGAGTTTGACAGGATGCGGCTGGGAAAGATAGGAGTAGGATTGTGGTTGGAAAAGTttagataaatttttttatgctaCAACGGTGAGAGGGACTTGATTGAGTCTCACCCTAGAAGTCatctaaataaaattttataatttaaatttatttatacaaatttggttgacaatcttttttttctttatacaaTTTAGatattataaatttgtttttgcatttctttgtaaaaaaaatacaattacttctcaagtaattttttaaagacTATCTCAATCAAATCTGAATATACTgcacatatataataatatttctcAATTAAGTATGATTTTTAAGGACTGTCTTAATTGTTACTttccttcacaaaaaaaacaaaaaaaaaaaaaggactgtCTTAATtgcttaccaaaaaaaaaactacttttattcaatttgtttttacaattacaaaaaatcaaacatttcttAGTTAAGTACTAATTTTTAAGAACTATCTTATTTgcttaccaaaaaaataaagaaacaagagGACTACTAGTTTTTTCGATTACAAAAAATACAATacttcacaattttattttattttgacaaaaataaaatgatattcattcattcaaatcgagagattacatcattcaacaccgctaaaaacgtaaaggatgaatttgcgaacaaactcacagcatccaagttaataacatataacggcataatgcctacaaaaatatatgataaaattaaagtcatCGGAATATTCATGGTCTccagatctgcaacgttgacgtccaaatctttgattgaataatcgatctttcaataagAATAAAATGAACACCGCAAGAAGACGAGAAagcaaacaacgccgcacaagacgacgaacaacaaaccaccacacttagatgatgaaatcacaaagaaaaaaacctagatctatgtgaaagtcacttatttagattgaaatagagagaaaaagatgaagaggggtgatttcaggtcaagaatTAACCCAAAACCACCCCCCAATGAAGAAACGGGAAGAGAAAACctaaagagagaaaattaggGTCGGCTCTGTTCTAAGTTATGAAATGAATTTCTGTCAATTGAATCACAATAGTTTAAGaaaaattttaattgattttgtttcaaCCTAACATTATGTAAATAGTTTAAAAACAGTCTGTTTCGCACAACTATCTCAGATTAATTTTGAACGACATTTGATTCATAGTTTGAAGATGGGCATATCTGAAAGTTAAAAGGTTAGGAATCACATACCCAATCATCTTGCATTCTCTGTTTTGTCAAAACTTCCGTTAAAATCTTTGAAACGATTTGGATGTGCATACAAACCATGGTCTCTCTTATTTGAAGACCCTCATTTCATGAACAACTTCTGCACTAATTTCATATCTATTCCTCACTCATACTCCAATGATGCATCTCTCCTCTTGTATCAAAGACCGAGGTGGAGGTCTCGTGATGACTTTTCTTTGTATTCACTATGTGGTGAGAGGTATGAGAATGGAGTCAAATTAGATGTTCCAAATCCATTTCAATAGGAAAAACTTTCCTCTTGAAATGTTATTAACGGTGTTATTTGTCTTAAACGAGGAAAAAGACTTGTATTGTGGAACCCAACTACCCATGAATTCAATGTCATTCCTCAAAGTCCCATTGAGTCTATGTCACCTTATCGTCAGACTGGTTTTTATTATCATGGGTTTGGTTTTGACCATGTTAGAGAGgatattaaaattattaggcgtgcatttttttctcaaatagATGGTTATGTTCTTCGGCATCTTGGTGTGCAACGGAAAGATGTGTCACGTAATGAAATATCCTATGAACCTTTATGGGAGATTTATAGCCAAAAATATAACTCTTGGAGAATACTTGATGTTAATATGcctgtgtgtttgattgataGTTCAAATCAACGATTATATATGGATGGAATTTGCCATTGATAGTCTGAAAGTGAAAATTATGATGAACATTTCTTGGTGTCATTTAACTTGAGCAATGAGTTGTTTTTAACAACAATCATACCCTTAGACATGCCTTCAGATATGTatcccaattttatttatagttttgtGAATAGACACTTGGTGGTGTTTAATGGATCAATTGTTACGATATCATGGTATTTATCAGATAAAACTACTTATCACATATCAATTTTAGGTGAACTCGGCGTGAAGGAATTATAGACTAAACTCTTTATTGTTGGGTCATTTTCCTACATTGATCGTCTTATTGGAGCAGGAAAGAACTGTGATATATTGTTCCAAAAAATAGATGGTCAACTAGTGTATTTTGATTTAAGTACCCAAAAGACTGAAGAACTTTGTGGTAAAGGACCATTTTATTACTATGttgcattttaaaaaaagaaaggctGGAGGAATAAATCATTAATTGGGTTTTAGTATTGTTGTCACCTTTGAAATTTATGGTTGTGTTCATTAGGATTGTATAATAAAAAGTGGTTTATGAATGATTTATATCTTAAATATTATAAAGTGtgtgaaaaaaataagaaagcatttgttaattatgaatatttttgctttatcaattttatattgaaagtcTATTCTCTTTATATAGCACTTGGGATGATCCATGGTGTGGGCCGACTACTCTTAATGTTAGGTTTAGTCGGTTGTATCATCTTTCTCTCTAGGTGGATGGTAAAGTTGGGGATTTAGGTCACTGGGAGGGGGAGGTATGGGTTTGGGACTTGTCCTGGAGGAGACCCCTCTTCTTCTGAGAATTGGATCTCCTTGCCGATCTCCTCGTGGTCGCGACTAGGCGTTCGAGGATTGTGAAGGACGACGAGTGGTCTTGGAATATCAGTCTCGATGGTCGGTATTCTGTAAAGTCGGCCTACTCTCATCTTATAAAGGCTCTTCCAGCTGCGGGCAGTCCAGAGGGGGTGGTTTTGCAGGCGGTCTCTGCTGTTTGGAAGTCTTGGGCCCCGTCTAAAGTGATTGTTTTCTCTTGGCAGCTTCTTCTTGATAGGATCCCGTCGCGTTGCAACCTCATTAGGCGCAGTGTCCATCTTCCTATCGAGGGAAGGGGGTGCATCTTCTGTTATGGGCCGTCTGAGTCTTCGGTGCATTTGTTCCTTTCTTGCCCTTCTTTTTTCCCGGTGTGGTATCAGGTGTCTCGCTGTTTGGGTTGGGAGTTTGTGATGCCTCTTGGGCTAGTCCAGCAGTTTCAGGCCTTTACGGGTTTAGGTGGGGGGACGAGAGTTAGGTTAGGTTTGCTTCTTGTTTGGCATGCTGTTATCTGGACCATTTGGACGACCCGAAATGACCTTATCTTTGTTGTTGGTGTTCTCCGTGAGGAGCCAGTGGTGGATAGAATTAAACTCTTAGCTTGGAAGTGGTTCCTGACTAAGTGCCCTGCTAGTTCCTGTTCTCTCTATGAGTGGGAGGTGCAGCCCGTCCTGTGTTTGAATCGGTAGGGTTTTGTGATGGTGGGTGTTCCTGGGGCTGCTTGCGGGGTTGGGTGGGGTTGTATCTCCCCTTCCTTCCTAGTGTGGCTTCCGGGGTTTTCTTGTTGTTCTTTGTTTCTTGCATGTGTCGATGATCTTGTTGTTGTGCTTAGCTCTTGGCTTTTGGTGCTCTGTTATTCTGTTTCTTTTGGTGTTGCCTCCTTTTGGGGTTTTCCGGTGTGTTTTTGGCTCCGTATGTGGGCCCGGAGGTGTATATTTTGGTGGTGTTTTGTGGGGTGCCGCTTGGTGCCTCCTTTTCTGTATATTGGTGTAAacgttttcttttattttatatatatatatttgccatTCATGTATACTCTTCCTCTCCCTCTCCAACAAGTCGGccctaattttctctctctaggttttctcttctCGTTTCTTCATTgggggtggttttgggtcaattcttgacctaaaatcacccctcttcatctttttctctctatttcaatctaaataagtgactttcacatagatctagcttttttctttgtgatttcatcatctaagtgtggtggtttgttgttcgtcgtcttgtgcgacgttgtttgctTTTCCGTCTTCTTGCGGTGTTCATTTTATTcttattgaaagatcgattattcaatcaaatatttgaacgtcaacgttgcagatccggaggccatggatattccggtgactttaattttatcatatatttttgtaggcattatgtcgttatatgctattaacttggatgctgtgagtttgttcgcagattcatcctttacgtttttagcggtgttgaaggATGTAATCtctcaatttgaatgaatgaatatcattctatttttgtcaaaaaaaatatatatttgccattcaaaaaaaaaaaactagtgtcACACAGTAGTAAATACTAAACCTTCAATTTAGTGACTTGAAAGCACCTTAGCGACTTGTCTGTACACAACATAGACTTTCGAATTTTCATACTTTTTAGAGAGTACTTATAAAATGTTAGCaactatttatgatttttatatactttaatttaGTGTTTAAGTGGGAGAAAAGATGCTTGAAGGATTTAAGTAGAGGTTCTCCTTAATTATTATGCTCGTCTCATTTTCAATATCAATATTGTTATGGACTCTTAATTTGATCATTATATTGTGCTTTGAATTTTCTGTAATTTTGTTTCACAACACAgtaaaattctttgaatttcaaattttcaccTTCATGATATCAATTAGAATACCTctgtttcaaattattttcggACCACGGCAATTGTTATGCGCACACTTACATTCAGAAATAAAGTATGCCAACTGCCAAGGTGGCACAAAAAGAGAGGAATTATTCTTGTTTAATTTGTCTTAAAAATCTTAGTGCAACTTTTAGGTGGTAATAATGGCTCAATTCCAAAACTCATatcattaatatatttcatgGTTAGTCTTGTCGTATTAGTAAGCATTGAAATGTATGATTATCCTTCGTATCATGCTACTTTAACACTCATTGTGCTTCATAATTCATTCTTTACTCATAAAACACCAAATTTATATACGTAACATTTTAATTGATTGAGTTAAGTGGAAACATTCTTTTAGAAATTTATTTGTACGACTTTTATCAGATTACATTAAAGACTAATGGTTCCGTCGTTTATTCTTTGGCGTGTCATATGCCAATGCATTTCCTGTTTTGCATTCAATATCAtgaactttttgttttaatttcaaCCAAAGTATTTCAAAAAGTTTAGCtcccaaaaaagaaaagagactATCATGATTCTAAGGTTTAAAACTAGATCAAGGAGAAAATGAGACTATCATCTTAGCTAAAATGGAAACATTTATAACTATAAATaactaaattgaattttttaaattttttaactcaAAATTTTGTGGTCTCAAACTCTATCAGAGGAATCATAAAACAAAATGGgagtttctacggtacacctcacaaattgaggtgtacaGATACTctgcttcataaatttataaattaatgatcattttatgagataagttgttatttgtcattatttatattttagaaaacatcatctcatgagaaaaaacatcatttcattgtttatatgaattatattaaatttttaacattttctcataaaaaataatcaatattcttcattatgagcaataaaaattcaaaaaaataaattttatttcattgacgcttttggtaaataagatttaattattattataattgtcaatgatagaaaataattattttttcttcaaaaaataatcaatttaattattaatttaatgttttatgtaccggtacactcaaaatgttggatgtaccatagaatttgccaaacAAAATATAGCCTAGAAAATTATCCATATCCCTATTTATTTAGAGATGAAATAGGGTCTTCCGATTGACGATATACAAGACATAGTGTTTTAATAAACATAGCAGATGATGATATGTGAATATGGATACCACAAATACCCACCTCCACCAAGTTAATAATGCTCATTTATTTTAACAATTGATAAATCCATAGATGTCCAAGgatacatataaaaatatagatttCATTTTATCCCCTGCCAATAGAGAGAAAGAaactattgatatttttttgttaaggaaAACTATTGATATTAAATAACAGAGAAATATAAACCCTTGAATTTGTGCGAATAGTTGATGttatgaaaaatgaatgaaaaaatagtttaagGGTGCGATTTGAAACACATGAAAAACATAAGTGAGAAAGATGATTTATTCTCGAAAtcataatatatttcttttagatCCTATTAAGATAAGTAGGTTATTTTTCCtcgaaaaaaaacaaagataagtAGGTTATTTGCATGTGTGTTTGGAGAGCTTATTAGTTTTTTTCgtataattatatgttttttccATAGATTattttggagagtttatggTAATAAGTTGAAGATAGCTTATATAGATGTCAAATGCTTATGTCAATAGACAACAACAAATGAATCAATAAAAacggattttttatttttttttttaagaggaataTAAACaggttctttatttttttttggtaaaggCAAAAGATTATTCTAGTTGATATTGAAACCATATCAGTTTGTATGCAATGTCATATCTTAGTAACCTTCATCACTCACTCTAggtaaaaacaataaaaggaaTTACTTATTTATTCCGCCAATTGGAAGAAAGTTTTCCTTCTAAACTACTATCTCACAATAAGAACTTTTCTTTCAATATCAAGCTTCTCGATCATTTGAGTTCTTAAGTCAAATCAAACTAGTTCTTCGTCTTTTTTTGTGAAGAATATTTTGCCATTTTCCATTCTAAAAGGACGTTCAACGCAAGATAATGGCCCAACAAGGAAAAGTTTGATCCATGATTCCTTCACACTTAGTTCACccaaaattgaaatattaaaagtaGTCATTTGTACGTGATATGAGATCAAGGCAATGGATTCATTTAACACCACCAAGTATAAGCATCCTTTATCAGAGCTATCAATTATGTCTGAGGATATGGGTGTGGTAAAGAATACCTCATTGCTCAAGTCAAACGACACcaatttgattcatttttagagTTCAAATGATATATAATACACCACCAATGACACATTCCATTCATGTAAACTTTGGCTTTATCGGTCACCCCATAAGATGTAGACATAACGATGTCAAATTTTCTCCAAGAATTACTTCTTAAGCTATATATCTCCCAAAAGGGTTCCAAAGATGTATCTCCTAATGGCACATAACCGCTGTGTGGAAACAACTGTGGAGGTGTAGATAAGACATGACTAATCATCTTATAGTCATATGTAATCGGATCATATCCAAATCCATCATGACCAAATGAGTCAAAATTAATCACATCACCGCTAACATTTGCAGCAAACGGTTGAAACTTAGCGGAGCTGTGAGGAATGACCTTGAATTCATCTGTAGTTGGATTCCATAATGCAACTCTTATATCAATTTTAACAATTGACACAAATAAAGTCATTAATACCgcctaaatttaaaatattgaaatggTGCAAACGATAGCGAGTTTCAGTTTCTTCTTGGAATGGATTTGGTAAATTTAATTTGGctttattttcaaatctctCGCCGGAAAAAGAGAGATGCATTGTGATAACAAGAACTGTTGTTAGATAGAAAATAGTCACGACCATGTTCATGAAACGAGGATTTTCGAATAAGAGTGACCATGATTTACATACACATCCAAATCGCTTTAAAGATTGAAGAGGTAGTTTTGATAGAATCGAGAAGACAATATCATCGTGTATCTTTTCATTTGTGGTAGTCGCATATTTCTTCTCCATCTCCGATGCCCTATGAGGAAGAGACGAGCTTTGATTGCACTTGCACATCATTGAATTTTGGTGTActttaaataaatagaaacacgCAAATGTAACAGCTTCCGCGTTATAAATAGATTCTTAATGTCCTCTTATAACAATAATCACTCAAATTATGGATTATTTGGAGAACCAATTCATATCCATATCACCAATAGTTAGGAATCATCCTCTTGATTTGAACtgtcaaattaaaattagatgAATACCTCAATACCTAGAGTTTCATTTTGTATGGAATACaacattcaattatttaatatcatttcacttttctagatttaattattttaaagttaatttaattcttgaattaattttttcctaCATGAGAACCGCTATCCATCAAAACTCAAGCCACCTaagaattttcttaaaattaagtGTAATATGTGTTTAGACTTTgataaatcaattcaaaaataCAGAATCAACTACTCCCTCTCTTTCTggtaaaaaatcaaaactactccctctttttttagagaataagaAAAAAGTTGAATGAGCAAGAAGTTTGTAGTACAAAAATTAAGCTATGAAGTATGGTGTTGTCGTTTTTATCATTCTGTCCGGGCCATAATTCTACTGAAAAACACTTTAATTCTTCCAATGTTGAACTCTCATGGATTGTACGGGCCATGATTTTTCTTGTGCATCTAAGCCTCACACTACATACTATATTTTTCTTGAAGATAATCAGTACATTTTGTTGAACAATTATTGAAATTACAATTTTTCTCGATCGAGAGTCaaactttgatttgatttgtcATGTTGCGAGAGTCTAATTTTTATGTAATACATGAACATGcgcataatattatatatgaaatatGATTGTGGAAGAAAGAAACATGTTTGTGTATGCATTATGCACCCTTCCATACTTTTGTTTGTGTCTCATACGTAAATATATTGTCCTTTACCCAACTGCCCTACACATCACGCGTGCGTGCTTTAACCACACCAAATATATATTTGCCACAATCATTTGTTGTTACTACAGAGAGATTACGATAGCCATTTTAGAATGGGGTATTTTAGAAACATTGCATTATTAGGTAGTAGCTAGATGAGAGAAGGTAGcattttctaa is from Medicago truncatula cultivar Jemalong A17 chromosome 1, MtrunA17r5.0-ANR, whole genome shotgun sequence and encodes:
- the LOC25485680 gene encoding probable glutathione S-transferase, which translates into the protein MADVKLLGFWSSPFVHRVIWALKFKGITYDYIEQDRHTKSQLLLQSNPVYKKVPVLIHHDKAIAESLVILEYIEETWPDNPLLPKDNYERALARFWIKFGEDSIASITDLFLRPSKDEKERASAIEKAQETLEIMDKQGLGEKKFFGGNNIGMVDITYGCLSHWLEGLEEIVGMKLIEADKFPRLHAWILNFKQVPLIKQNLPDYGKLLLHLQWRKQEYII